Proteins encoded by one window of Dryocola sp. LX212:
- a CDS encoding SmdB family multidrug efflux ABC transporter permease/ATP-binding protein, giving the protein MRKLTKQWPTIKRLLAYGSPWRKPLAGAVVMLWIAAAAEVTGPILVSYFIDNIVSENRLPVALVAGLATAYLLLSVTAAGLHYWQALLFNQAAVGVVQQLRMDVMDAALRQPLSAFDTQPVGQLISRVTNDTEVIRDLYVTVVATVLRSAALIGAMLVAMFSLDWRMALVAVTIFPAVLIVMVIYQRYSTPIVRRVRSYLADINDGFNEVINGMSVIQQFRQQARFGERMGEASRSHYLARMQTLRLDGFLLRPLLSLFSALVLCGLLMLFGFTSVGTIEVGVLYAFINYLGRLNEPLIELTTQQSMLQQAVVAGERVFELMDGKRQDYGHDEQPLQSGRIEVDNVSFAYRGDRLVLQDINLDVPSRSFVALVGHTGSGKSTLANLLMGYYPLTRGEIRLDGRPLDTLSHGTLRRGVAMVQQDPVVMADSFFVNVTLGRDISEEAVWQALETVQLADLARTMVDGIHTRLGEQGNNLSVGQKQLLAMARVLVEAPQILILDEATANIDSGTEQAIQQALAAIREHTTLVVIAHRLSTITDADTILVLHRGQAVERGTHSELLAAEGRYWQMYQLQLVGEELAAATREESLTA; this is encoded by the coding sequence GTGCGTAAATTAACGAAGCAGTGGCCGACCATTAAACGCCTGCTGGCGTACGGCTCTCCGTGGCGCAAGCCGCTGGCGGGCGCGGTGGTGATGCTGTGGATTGCCGCTGCGGCGGAAGTGACCGGGCCGATTCTGGTCAGCTACTTTATCGACAACATCGTTTCCGAAAACAGGCTGCCGGTTGCACTGGTGGCCGGGCTGGCAACGGCTTATCTGCTGCTTTCTGTTACCGCTGCGGGCCTGCACTACTGGCAGGCGCTGCTGTTTAACCAAGCCGCGGTCGGCGTGGTGCAGCAGCTGCGGATGGACGTCATGGACGCGGCGCTGCGCCAGCCGCTGAGCGCGTTTGATACCCAGCCGGTCGGGCAGCTGATTTCACGCGTTACTAACGATACGGAAGTGATTCGCGACCTTTACGTCACGGTTGTCGCAACGGTACTGCGCAGCGCGGCGCTGATTGGCGCGATGCTGGTGGCGATGTTCAGCCTCGACTGGCGCATGGCGCTGGTAGCGGTGACTATCTTCCCGGCGGTGCTGATTGTGATGGTGATTTACCAGCGCTACAGCACGCCTATTGTCCGCCGCGTGCGCAGCTACCTGGCGGACATCAACGACGGCTTCAACGAAGTCATCAACGGCATGAGCGTGATCCAGCAGTTCCGCCAGCAGGCGCGTTTTGGCGAACGCATGGGGGAGGCGAGCCGCTCGCATTATCTGGCGCGCATGCAGACCCTGCGTCTGGACGGCTTCCTGCTGAGGCCGCTTCTGAGCCTGTTCTCTGCGCTGGTGCTGTGCGGGCTGCTGATGCTGTTCGGCTTCACCTCGGTGGGCACCATCGAAGTCGGCGTGCTTTACGCCTTCATCAACTATTTAGGCCGTCTTAACGAGCCGCTGATCGAACTGACTACCCAGCAGTCGATGCTGCAGCAGGCGGTGGTGGCCGGTGAGCGGGTGTTTGAGCTGATGGACGGCAAGCGCCAGGATTACGGCCATGACGAGCAGCCGCTGCAAAGCGGCCGCATCGAGGTGGATAACGTCTCCTTTGCCTACCGTGGCGATCGGCTGGTGCTTCAGGATATCAATCTGGACGTGCCGTCGCGCAGCTTCGTGGCGCTGGTGGGGCATACCGGCAGCGGCAAAAGCACCCTCGCGAACCTGCTGATGGGCTATTACCCGCTGACACGCGGTGAAATTCGTCTGGATGGTCGCCCGCTCGATACGCTGAGCCACGGCACGCTTCGTCGCGGCGTGGCGATGGTACAGCAGGATCCGGTGGTGATGGCGGATTCGTTCTTTGTTAACGTCACGCTCGGGCGCGACATCAGCGAAGAGGCCGTATGGCAGGCGCTAGAAACCGTGCAGCTTGCGGATCTGGCCCGCACGATGGTTGACGGTATACACACGCGTCTGGGGGAGCAGGGCAACAATCTCTCGGTGGGGCAGAAGCAGCTGCTGGCCATGGCCCGCGTGCTGGTGGAGGCTCCGCAGATCCTGATTCTGGATGAGGCAACGGCGAATATCGACTCCGGTACCGAGCAGGCTATTCAGCAGGCGTTAGCCGCCATCCGCGAGCACACTACGCTTGTGGTGATTGCCCACCGTCTGTCGACCATTACCGACGCGGATACCATTCTGGTTCTGCATCGCGGGCAGGCGGTGGAGCGGGGCACCCACAGCGAACTTCTGGCGGCGGAAGGGCGCTACTGGCAGATGTATCAGCTCCAGCTTGTCGGTGAAGAACTTGCGGCGGCTACCCGCGAGGAGTCGCTCACCGCCTGA
- the glnK gene encoding P-II family nitrogen regulator, which yields MKLVTVVIKPFKLEDVREALSVIGIQGLTVTEVKGFGRQKGHAELYRGAEYSVNFLPKVKIDVAIADDQLDEVIDVISKAAYTGKIGDGKIFVAELQRVIRIRTGEADEAAL from the coding sequence ATGAAGCTGGTTACCGTGGTAATCAAACCATTTAAACTCGAAGACGTTCGCGAGGCGCTGTCTGTAATCGGCATCCAGGGGCTGACCGTAACCGAAGTAAAAGGGTTCGGGCGTCAGAAGGGGCATGCCGAGCTTTACCGCGGTGCGGAGTACAGCGTTAACTTTCTGCCAAAAGTGAAAATTGATGTCGCCATTGCCGATGACCAGCTCGACGAAGTGATCGATGTCATCAGCAAAGCCGCCTACACCGGGAAAATCGGTGATGGCAAAATTTTCGTTGCCGAGCTGCAACGCGTGATCCGTATTCGTACCGGCGAAGCCGACGAAGCTGCGCTGTAA
- the amtB gene encoding ammonium transporter AmtB, translated as MKKFASALGVVALALAPSLAFAAPAVADKADNAFMMICTALVLFMTVPGLALFYGGLIRSKNVLSMLTQVTVTFAMVCVLWVVYGYSLAFGTGGSFFGNLDWVMLKNIELKALMGSFYQYIHVAFQGSFACITVGLIVGALAERIKFSAVLIFVLVWLTLSYVPIAHMVWGGGLLASHGAMDFAGGTVVHINAAVAGLVGAYLVGKRVGYGKEAFKPHNLPMVFTGTAILYFGWFGFNAGSASAANEIAALAFVNTVVATAAAVLGWVFGEWALRGKPSLLGACSGAIAGLVGITPACGYVGVGGALIVGIVAGLAGLWGVTLLKKWLRVDDPCDVFGVHGVCGIVGCIMTGIFASTTLGGVGYAEGVSMGHQVLVQLESIGLTIVWSAVVAFIGFKVADLTVGLRVPEEQEREGLDVNSHGENAYNA; from the coding sequence ATGAAGAAATTTGCCTCTGCGTTAGGCGTCGTAGCCCTGGCGCTTGCGCCATCCCTGGCTTTCGCCGCTCCGGCCGTTGCTGATAAAGCAGACAACGCCTTTATGATGATTTGCACCGCGCTGGTGCTGTTTATGACCGTACCGGGGCTGGCGCTGTTTTACGGCGGCCTGATTCGCTCTAAAAACGTGCTTTCCATGCTGACGCAGGTGACGGTGACTTTTGCGATGGTCTGCGTGCTGTGGGTGGTTTACGGCTATTCGCTGGCCTTCGGAACCGGCGGCAGCTTCTTTGGTAACTTAGACTGGGTGATGCTCAAGAATATCGAGCTGAAAGCGCTGATGGGATCGTTCTATCAGTACATTCACGTCGCGTTCCAGGGCTCTTTTGCCTGTATTACCGTCGGGCTGATTGTCGGCGCGCTGGCCGAACGTATTAAGTTCTCTGCGGTGCTGATCTTTGTGCTGGTCTGGCTGACGCTCTCCTACGTGCCGATCGCACATATGGTATGGGGCGGCGGTCTGCTGGCATCCCACGGCGCGATGGACTTTGCGGGCGGTACGGTTGTTCACATCAACGCAGCGGTGGCGGGCCTTGTAGGCGCTTACCTGGTTGGCAAGCGCGTAGGCTACGGCAAAGAGGCATTCAAGCCTCACAACCTGCCGATGGTCTTTACCGGCACCGCGATCCTCTACTTCGGCTGGTTTGGCTTTAACGCAGGCTCCGCAAGCGCGGCTAACGAAATCGCCGCTCTGGCATTCGTTAACACGGTTGTGGCGACGGCTGCGGCAGTCCTCGGCTGGGTGTTCGGCGAGTGGGCGCTGCGTGGTAAACCTTCTCTGCTGGGTGCCTGTTCCGGTGCTATCGCTGGCCTGGTTGGTATCACGCCGGCGTGTGGTTATGTAGGCGTCGGCGGTGCGCTGATTGTGGGTATCGTGGCGGGTCTGGCTGGTCTGTGGGGCGTAACGCTGCTGAAAAAATGGCTGCGAGTAGATGACCCCTGCGACGTGTTCGGCGTCCACGGCGTCTGCGGCATCGTAGGCTGCATCATGACCGGCATCTTCGCCTCAACGACTTTGGGCGGCGTAGGCTACGCGGAAGGCGTAAGCATGGGCCATCAGGTGCTGGTGCAGCTGGAGAGCATCGGTCTGACCATCGTCTGGTCCGCCGTTGTTGCTTTCATCGGCTTCAAGGTGGCCGACCTGACCGTCGGACTGCGCGTACCGGAAGAGCAGGAGCGCGAAGGCCTGGACGTCAACAGCCACGGCGAGAACGCTTACAACGCGTAA
- the tesB gene encoding acyl-CoA thioesterase II: MSQALSNLLALLNLEKIEEGLFRGQSEDLGLRQVFGGQVVGQALYAAKETVPAERLVHSFHSYFLRPGDSQKPIVYDVETLRDGNSFSARRVAAVQNGKPIFYMTASFQAPEPGFEHQKAMPQAPLPDALKTETDIARSLEKFLPPQVREKFLCEKPLEIRPVEFHNPLKGHQAEPGRQVWLRANGRMPDDLRVHQYLLGYASDFNFLPTALQPHGIGFLEPGMQVATIDHSMWFHRPFDMNEWLLYSVESTSASSARGFVRGEFYTQDGVLVASTVQEGVMRKRS, encoded by the coding sequence ATGAGTCAGGCGCTCAGCAATTTATTGGCATTACTCAATCTGGAAAAGATTGAAGAAGGGTTATTTCGCGGCCAGAGCGAGGACTTAGGTTTACGCCAGGTGTTCGGCGGCCAGGTGGTCGGTCAGGCGCTGTATGCTGCCAAAGAGACCGTGCCGGCAGAACGGCTGGTACACTCATTTCACAGCTACTTCCTGCGCCCCGGCGATAGCCAGAAGCCTATCGTTTATGACGTAGAAACCCTACGCGACGGCAACAGCTTCAGCGCCCGCCGCGTGGCGGCCGTCCAAAACGGCAAGCCGATTTTCTATATGACAGCCTCTTTCCAGGCACCCGAGCCGGGCTTTGAGCATCAGAAAGCCATGCCTCAGGCCCCTTTGCCTGACGCCCTGAAAACGGAAACGGATATTGCCCGCTCGCTGGAAAAATTCCTCCCGCCGCAGGTCAGAGAGAAATTCCTCTGTGAGAAACCGCTGGAGATCCGCCCGGTAGAGTTCCACAACCCGCTGAAGGGACATCAGGCTGAACCTGGCCGTCAGGTCTGGCTGCGCGCCAACGGCAGGATGCCGGACGATTTACGCGTCCACCAGTATCTGCTGGGCTACGCCTCAGATTTTAATTTCCTGCCAACCGCGCTTCAGCCCCACGGCATCGGTTTCCTCGAGCCGGGCATGCAGGTTGCCACCATCGACCATTCCATGTGGTTCCACCGCCCGTTTGATATGAACGAATGGCTGCTGTACAGCGTGGAGAGCACGTCCGCATCCAGCGCCCGCGGTTTTGTGCGCGGTGAGTTCTATACCCAGGATGGAGTGCTGGTTGCATCGACGGTGCAGGAAGGGGTGATGCGCAAGCGGAGTTAA
- a CDS encoding YbaY family lipoprotein, whose product MKLVPMLSGLAVAVALAGCAQKSADIPTPAPAASTTSAGANAQSTIAQPSVTGTAWIRQKVALPPDAVLTVTLSDASLADAPSKVLAQKVTRTEGKQAPFSFVLPFNPADIQPNARIILSAAITVNDKLVFITDTIQPVINQGGTKADLTLVPVQQTAVPVQTGGGAVTTVPSTSPTQVTPSSAVPAPTTY is encoded by the coding sequence ATGAAACTTGTGCCAATGTTAAGTGGTTTAGCCGTTGCGGTTGCACTGGCAGGATGTGCGCAGAAGTCTGCGGATATTCCAACCCCGGCACCTGCCGCCTCGACAACGTCAGCGGGAGCTAATGCTCAATCGACGATTGCACAGCCAAGCGTGACCGGTACAGCCTGGATCCGCCAAAAAGTTGCGCTGCCACCGGATGCGGTGCTGACGGTGACGCTGTCTGACGCATCCCTTGCGGATGCACCGTCCAAGGTTCTGGCGCAAAAAGTCACCCGTACCGAAGGGAAGCAGGCACCGTTTAGCTTTGTGCTGCCGTTTAACCCGGCGGACATTCAGCCGAACGCGCGCATCATCCTGAGCGCGGCCATTACCGTGAACGATAAGCTGGTATTTATCACCGATACCATTCAGCCGGTGATTAATCAGGGCGGGACAAAAGCGGATCTGACGCTGGTTCCCGTACAGCAAACGGCGGTCCCTGTGCAGACTGGGGGCGGGGCGGTAACAACCGTGCCATCAACGTCGCCGACGCAGGTAACCCCATCTTCAGCGGTTCCAGCCCCAACCACGTACTGA
- a CDS encoding MGMT family protein, which translates to MDNHDSFPQRVYQIIAAIPEGRVTTYGDVALLAGSPRAARQVGGVLKRLPEGSRLPWHRVVNRHGIISLTGPDLQRQRQALLSERVMVSGDGHIDMQRYRWNY; encoded by the coding sequence ATGGATAATCACGATTCTTTCCCGCAGCGGGTTTACCAGATCATAGCCGCCATTCCCGAAGGCCGTGTCACCACCTACGGAGACGTTGCTCTGCTCGCGGGCTCTCCCCGTGCGGCACGTCAGGTGGGAGGTGTACTGAAGCGTTTACCGGAGGGAAGCAGGCTCCCCTGGCATCGGGTGGTTAATCGCCATGGCATCATTTCCCTGACCGGGCCGGATTTACAGCGTCAGCGTCAGGCCCTGCTCTCTGAGCGGGTTATGGTTTCCGGGGATGGGCATATCGATATGCAGCGTTACCGCTGGAACTATTAA
- a CDS encoding helix-turn-helix domain-containing protein, translating to MSLAEINRSSIYTQGGFLFGIIFSVKEELKMVLTSPARPHEEIIKLIDALRPLGEKVTVSARRRIGWRTKETSYLYLLLRGEMSVMRIADGLLLGTTNQPHIFGFTEMFTPMQCNLLRAETDCTLICVDVAQVVPEIDRLQLWQEVAKLCSWHTAGMLHRDLQIVNQRTPPVVHNYLLELDQLPAERKYKVNILNYIQERTGLSRSSILNVITTLKRNNYIEYERGGYQLKINNLPD from the coding sequence ATGTCACTGGCTGAAATTAACAGGTCTTCAATATATACTCAGGGTGGTTTTTTATTTGGCATTATTTTTAGCGTTAAAGAGGAATTGAAGATGGTGTTAACTTCACCGGCACGCCCCCATGAGGAAATTATTAAACTTATCGACGCGCTGAGGCCATTGGGAGAGAAAGTAACCGTCAGCGCGCGCAGAAGAATAGGTTGGCGGACAAAAGAAACGTCTTATTTGTATCTGCTGCTACGCGGTGAGATGTCCGTCATGCGGATTGCGGACGGCTTACTGCTGGGTACGACTAATCAGCCACACATATTTGGTTTCACGGAAATGTTTACCCCCATGCAGTGCAATCTGCTGCGTGCCGAAACGGACTGCACGCTGATATGCGTAGACGTGGCGCAGGTTGTGCCTGAGATAGACCGGCTGCAGCTCTGGCAGGAAGTTGCAAAACTGTGTTCCTGGCACACCGCCGGTATGCTCCATCGAGACCTGCAGATAGTCAATCAGCGTACGCCTCCGGTGGTGCATAATTATCTTCTCGAATTAGACCAGCTGCCCGCGGAAAGAAAATATAAGGTGAATATTTTGAACTACATCCAGGAGCGCACCGGTTTATCACGCAGCAGTATTCTTAACGTTATCACCACCCTGAAACGTAACAATTATATTGAATATGAGCGCGGCGGCTATCAGCTGAAGATTAACAATTTGCCCGACTGA
- a CDS encoding PLP-dependent aminotransferase family protein has translation MAQRRTGTTSLIKLLGHWHQPLPRMPVYRQLADGLRLLILDGRLPLECRLPGERELATSLGVSRTTVATALAQLRDEGYLASRQGSGSVTMLPESGNSVSPLPGLAPILDLSVAALPAGPEIHHAYSNALIALPEHMGSSGYDQQGLVELREVIARGYAARGLATSADQIMLVNGALSGFGLILRLLTGPGDRVVIDHPTYPMALEAIKGASCRPVSVSLPDRGWDTDGLAATLAQTSPRLAYLIPDFHNPTGRCMDTATRAAVAEIAARTRTTIVVDETMVDLWFDAPPPPPLAAFDSSDNVITLGSAGKSFWGGLRLGWIRASARTLASLAQVRNSLDLGTPVLEQLAAIHLFNEAESFLPQRRAMLRRNQQNCSEVISDLFPDWRIPTPPQGGLSLWIELPRPLATLFAASCESVGIRIGAGPRFGTEGAFERFLRMPYTLEPTLMRNALERLQPGWQYLSRERANSSRGMLV, from the coding sequence ATGGCACAGCGCAGAACCGGCACGACGTCACTCATCAAATTATTGGGCCACTGGCATCAGCCCCTGCCCCGCATGCCCGTATACCGCCAGCTGGCAGATGGCTTACGCCTGCTGATCCTCGACGGCAGGCTGCCGCTGGAATGCCGCCTGCCCGGCGAACGTGAGCTGGCAACCAGCCTTGGCGTCAGCCGAACAACGGTGGCGACGGCTCTGGCCCAGCTGCGCGACGAGGGCTACTTAGCCAGCCGCCAGGGATCCGGCTCGGTGACCATGCTCCCGGAAAGCGGGAACAGCGTTTCTCCATTGCCGGGGTTAGCACCGATACTCGACCTTTCCGTCGCCGCGCTCCCCGCAGGCCCGGAGATCCATCATGCCTATTCAAATGCGCTTATCGCCCTGCCCGAACATATGGGCTCCAGCGGCTACGATCAGCAGGGTTTAGTCGAGCTGCGTGAAGTGATTGCCCGTGGTTATGCCGCCAGAGGCTTAGCTACCTCCGCGGATCAGATCATGCTGGTGAACGGTGCCTTAAGTGGCTTTGGCCTGATTCTGCGTCTGTTAACAGGACCGGGTGACCGTGTTGTTATCGATCATCCTACCTACCCGATGGCGCTGGAAGCGATCAAAGGCGCCTCCTGCCGCCCGGTATCAGTCAGCCTGCCGGATCGGGGGTGGGATACGGACGGCCTTGCCGCCACCCTCGCACAGACTTCTCCCCGCCTGGCCTATCTAATCCCAGATTTTCATAACCCTACCGGGCGCTGTATGGATACCGCTACGCGGGCAGCGGTGGCAGAGATTGCCGCCCGCACCCGTACGACGATCGTGGTAGACGAAACGATGGTTGATTTATGGTTCGATGCGCCACCGCCCCCGCCCCTGGCCGCATTCGATTCTTCGGACAATGTCATCACGCTTGGCTCGGCAGGAAAAAGCTTTTGGGGCGGATTACGCCTGGGCTGGATCCGCGCGTCAGCCAGAACCCTCGCCTCGCTTGCCCAGGTCAGAAACTCCCTGGATCTGGGCACGCCCGTTCTGGAACAGCTGGCCGCCATCCATCTGTTCAACGAGGCCGAAAGTTTTTTACCCCAGCGCAGGGCGATGCTGCGTCGCAATCAGCAAAACTGTAGCGAAGTGATAAGCGACCTGTTCCCCGACTGGCGTATACCCACCCCCCCTCAAGGCGGTCTCTCGCTGTGGATCGAGCTTCCCCGACCGCTGGCGACGCTGTTCGCAGCCAGCTGCGAATCCGTCGGTATACGCATTGGAGCAGGCCCGCGCTTTGGCACCGAGGGCGCGTTCGAAAGATTTTTGAGGATGCCGTATACGCTTGAACCCACGCTGATGCGCAACGCCCTGGAACGGCTGCAACCCGGCTGGCAATATCTGAGTCGGGAACGAGCAAATAGTTCGCGTGGGATGCTGGTGTAA
- a CDS encoding YitT family protein, whose protein sequence is MMRRLLQLYIGLVLYGVSTAMFVRADLGADPWNVFHLGVAKIFSLNIGMVMILVGALVLLLWIPLRQRPGLGTISNVIVLGLAADVALAMMSPLESLFARSILLLSAVAVNAIATGMYIGAGFGSGPRDGLMTGINARTGWSVRSVRTAIEVTVLISGWMMGGTLGVGTVLYALAIGPLIQLCLPWFRIIPGGKDPRVEPEGVS, encoded by the coding sequence ATGATGCGTCGGCTATTACAGCTGTATATCGGGCTGGTGCTTTACGGTGTTTCAACGGCTATGTTCGTGCGGGCCGATTTGGGCGCGGATCCGTGGAATGTATTCCACCTCGGCGTGGCGAAAATTTTCTCTCTTAATATCGGCATGGTGATGATTTTGGTTGGCGCGCTGGTACTGCTGCTGTGGATCCCCCTTCGTCAACGGCCAGGGCTGGGCACTATAAGCAATGTCATTGTGCTTGGCCTGGCGGCAGATGTCGCGCTGGCAATGATGTCGCCGCTGGAGTCGCTCTTTGCCCGGAGCATACTGTTGTTGTCTGCAGTAGCCGTAAACGCCATTGCTACGGGAATGTACATCGGAGCAGGATTTGGTTCCGGCCCGCGAGATGGCCTGATGACCGGTATTAATGCCCGCACCGGCTGGTCGGTGCGCAGCGTGCGCACGGCAATAGAAGTGACCGTGCTAATTTCCGGCTGGATGATGGGCGGCACGCTAGGCGTGGGCACCGTACTTTATGCGCTTGCCATCGGCCCGCTGATACAGCTGTGCCTGCCGTGGTTTCGTATTATCCCTGGAGGAAAGGATCCGCGGGTGGAGCCTGAGGGCGTCTCATAA
- a CDS encoding GNAT family N-acetyltransferase gives MMHSPVMSKAAANWNSYQLAEILSHCFKGYLVPFTIDGETFTTRFASEDIILNDSVVWLQDGDPKALALITRRGQTCRLAAFAIRPELRGQGYGKQFIGQLIDAARQRGDKNFWLEVIVGNDSGIALYERMGFVRQQTLVGFHGTGSGTFQATGDLVEIDPLLMAKKMLADSRLRLPWLSAAETLYKLPGKAWGLDEAAYAMVIPHAKQPKLRMLYVAPAARGQGKAKKILTLLQERFPGLSTACSVPEQFAPLYLSCGYQHDPVTQYEMLLRL, from the coding sequence ATGATGCACAGCCCGGTGATGAGTAAAGCGGCAGCGAACTGGAACAGCTATCAGCTGGCAGAAATCCTTTCCCACTGCTTTAAAGGCTATCTGGTGCCGTTCACAATTGATGGGGAAACCTTCACCACGCGTTTTGCTTCAGAAGATATCATCCTCAACGACAGCGTTGTCTGGCTGCAGGACGGCGATCCAAAGGCTCTCGCGCTGATTACCCGGCGCGGTCAGACTTGCCGCCTTGCGGCTTTTGCTATTCGCCCTGAGCTTCGGGGGCAGGGTTACGGCAAGCAGTTTATCGGACAGCTCATCGATGCCGCGCGCCAGCGCGGTGACAAAAATTTCTGGCTGGAAGTGATCGTCGGTAACGACAGCGGCATCGCGCTTTACGAACGCATGGGCTTTGTGCGGCAGCAGACGCTGGTTGGCTTTCACGGGACGGGGTCGGGAACATTCCAGGCGACGGGCGATCTGGTGGAAATCGACCCGCTGCTGATGGCAAAGAAAATGCTTGCAGACAGCCGATTGCGTTTGCCCTGGCTTAGCGCTGCGGAAACCCTCTATAAATTGCCGGGTAAAGCGTGGGGGCTGGACGAGGCGGCCTATGCGATGGTCATACCTCATGCGAAGCAGCCTAAACTACGTATGCTGTACGTTGCCCCCGCTGCGCGCGGCCAGGGTAAAGCGAAAAAAATACTGACGCTGCTGCAGGAGCGTTTTCCGGGGCTGTCCACGGCCTGTTCTGTGCCTGAGCAATTCGCCCCACTGTATCTTAGCTGCGGCTATCAGCATGATCCCGTCACGCAATATGAAATGTTGTTAAGACTTTGA
- a CDS encoding helix-turn-helix transcriptional regulator — MKILFYDDNEFYKHGLQLYLNEVVSKEYNLDLNITTMRPEEVSDVNQDVAHAFADADIIFNATDIYSPLYPRLIVKKLKVQPLLINIAKNRRTTRTRTILDCVKNTISIDRKIKFNTIGSLIVSAPLISSRSMCNKEHQDCKKCFSERLSAPQKFIASSLHLGHSIQKISATMNIKYSSVNAHKRAIMHNFDLLTNRELSLFLKYYHEMTTAE, encoded by the coding sequence ATGAAAATATTATTCTACGATGACAATGAATTCTATAAGCATGGATTGCAATTATACCTCAATGAAGTCGTTTCAAAAGAATATAATTTAGACTTAAATATTACAACAATGCGCCCTGAAGAGGTTTCTGACGTTAACCAGGATGTGGCGCACGCGTTCGCCGATGCCGATATCATCTTTAATGCGACTGACATTTACAGCCCTTTGTATCCCAGGCTGATTGTCAAAAAATTGAAAGTCCAACCCCTATTGATAAACATAGCAAAAAATCGCAGAACCACGCGCACCAGGACGATACTTGACTGCGTTAAAAATACTATTTCAATAGACCGAAAAATAAAATTTAATACAATCGGTTCCCTGATTGTCTCTGCGCCATTAATCAGCAGCCGATCCATGTGCAATAAAGAACATCAGGATTGTAAAAAATGTTTTTCTGAAAGACTTTCTGCGCCGCAAAAATTCATAGCGTCTTCTTTGCATCTTGGTCATAGCATTCAAAAAATTTCAGCCACGATGAATATTAAATACAGCTCAGTGAATGCTCATAAAAGAGCGATTATGCATAATTTCGATCTCCTGACGAACCGCGAACTCTCTCTGTTTTTGAAATATTATCATGAGATGACGACAGCCGAATAA
- a CDS encoding DUF1428 domain-containing protein, which yields MHYVDGFVVAVPAANKDAYRELASRAAPLFKEFGALRIVECWADDVPDGKLTDFRMAVKATDDEEVVFSWIEYPSKEVRDAANAKMMSDPRMKEFGESMPFDGKRMIYGGFMPLLDE from the coding sequence ATGCATTATGTTGATGGTTTTGTCGTAGCGGTTCCCGCCGCCAATAAGGACGCCTATCGAGAGCTGGCGTCCAGGGCGGCACCGTTGTTTAAGGAGTTTGGTGCGCTGCGCATCGTTGAGTGTTGGGCAGATGACGTGCCCGACGGCAAGCTTACCGATTTTCGCATGGCGGTGAAGGCCACGGATGACGAAGAGGTGGTCTTCAGCTGGATTGAATATCCCTCAAAAGAGGTTCGCGACGCGGCCAACGCGAAAATGATGTCCGATCCGCGCATGAAGGAGTTTGGCGAATCGATGCCCTTTGATGGCAAGCGAATGATCTACGGCGGCTTTATGCCGCTGCTGGATGAGTGA